The Prochlorococcus marinus XMU1419 nucleotide sequence CCAACTACATTGATAGTCTCCATTAGATTGCAGATGTCCAATTGGTAAACAAAAAATATTTTCACCACTTTCTTTTCTTACAGTTAAGAGGGTAAACTCAAAATCAAAATTAATAAATTCTTCAATAATTACACCTTTAACCTTTCCTCTGGAATTTGCTTGCGCCTTTTGCCAGGCATTTTTTAAATCATTTTTTGTCTCAACCAAACTCTGTCCCTTTCCTGATGAGCTCATTAAAGGCTTTAGTAAAAGTGGGAATCCAATTTCATCTGCTTTTTTTTCTAAATGATCAAATTCAAAAATATAATCAAATTTTGCAGTTTTTAGTTTTAAATCTCTAGATGCTAAGTCTCTAATTTTATCTCTATTCATTGTTATTTCTACAGTTCTGGCATTTGGAACAATATTGAATCCTTCATCCTCTAGTTCTTTAAGGGCCTCAATTGAAAGTGCCTCTATTTCTGGGACAACATAGTCAGGATTAAATTCTTTTATTACATTTTTTAAAATGTTTTTATCTCCCATATCAATTACCCTTGAATAATCAGCGACTTGCATTGCAGGTGCTTGTTCATATCGATCAATTGCAACAACTTCTAACCCTAATCTTTTAGATTCTATTGCTAATTCTTTTCCAAGCTCGCCACTACCAAGCAATAAAATTCTTTTTTTCGAAAATATTGAATCTTCCATATTTATAAAATTTATTCCTCATCACCAGAAGGTTTTGAAGTTCTATCATCTGTAATTTTTTTATCTTTAAAATAAGTAAATAAAAAGTTTCTTCCAAACCAATTTTGACTTCGCATGCTAGTAGTTATTGATCTCGAAATTGCTCCAAAAAAAAAGACTCCAATCATTATCCAAATAATTCTTTCTAAAGCAATTGCAGGTGAAAAACCTTGACCGGAATTAATAATTTCAGTAAGTGGGTCTAAAGGGTCCAAATTTAAACTGGCCAATGATATTAATTATATAGCTTTAAAGAAATGAAATATTAAAACTTATAAAAGAAATAACCAAAAACATCAGATAATCTAAACACAAAAAAGTCTATACAATGCTATCTTCAAGAGGTGATTTTTTTTTGACATGCAAGTTGACGTACAAAATACTACTGTTATTTCCGCAAACGGGTCATCTATAAAACTTGGTGAATACTCAGGGGAAGTAATTTTAGTGGTTAATGTAGCTAGTTATTGCGGAAATACTGCACAGTATGAGGATCTTCAAAAGCTACATGATTTATACTCAAGCAAAGGCCTAAGAATACTAGCATTCCCTTGTAATGATTTCGGAAAACAAGAACCCGACTCTATTTCAGAAATAAAAGATTTTTGTACAACAAAATATGGTGTTAAATTTGAAATCTATGAAAAAGTTCATGCCAAAGGCAACACAACAGAACCATACACAACCCTCAAAAAAGTTGAACCTGAAGGAGATGTTGAATGGAATTTCGAGAAGTTTCTGATAGGAAAAGACAGTAAAGTAATTGCAAGATTCAAACCAGATGTTAAACCGTTTGACGAGAACTTAATAGCCGCTATCGAAGTGGCTTTAGATTCATAACAATCTTCTTATAAGGTAATTAAAATATTAAAAAACCCTTTAATCAAAAAAAAATAACCAATTCATTCTAAAAAAATATCCTTTTTTTAGAGTTCAAAGCTGTCTGGACTAACCTAATTTTATTTTTAATATTATTTTTTATCAGAATCAACTTCTAAGTCTATTATTTCATCTTTAACATTTCTTTTTTTTGGGGTAATTGATTTTAATTCTGGCTCTACTATCTCTTCTTTAACTTCACTTTCTTCTGATTCCTCTGCCTTTACTTCTGGCTCTACTATCTCTTCTTTAACTTCACTTTCTTCTGATTCCTCTGCCTTTACTTCTGGCTCTACTATCTCTTCTTTAACTTCACTTTCTTCTGATTCCTCTGCTTGGCTCTACTATCTCTTCTTTAACTTCACTTTCTTCTGATTCCTCTGCCTTTACTTCTGGCTCTACTATCTCTTCTTTAACTTCACTTTCTTCTGATTCCTCTGATTTTACTTTTGAATTTGCTAGTCTTTGATCTTCATCTTTACTTAAAAGGAATTTTAATAGTTTTTTAAATAATAAGAAACCTTTTTCAATTCTTTTTGGACCTAAAATTGAAAGCAAAATTACTAATATTATGAATATTTCAGGTGAATTTAAACCTAATAGTTTCATAAATTTTCATATTCTATTTATATTTTAGTACATGCTAAAAATTTAATCTAATTATTCTCAAAAGTTGGTAAATAGAGTTCCCTATTGGATGCAATTAATCCTTCTTCTTTAAAAAAAATCTCTAGGTCTTTTAGATCATTTATATCTACAAATTCACCACAATTATCTAATATATTATTATGAGTGAAATTCCATAAATTATCCAAATATTCATCATCGTCGGGAAATGCTACAAATTTTAAATATGTATTATTCAAAGCATATTCACTAGCAAAATCAGAATCTAATCCTTCCCTCTTAGCATCACAAAAGACTTTAGCAAATCTTTTGCCTACAGAAGTTTGAGCACTGGATAAATCTAAATTACCTTGGATAGCTTTTACATTTATTGGTGCAATAAAAATAATTATTGGAAGAAAAATAGATACTAATATAAACAACAAAGATTTTTCCCTTTTAAATTTTAACTCAATATAAGTTAGCAAAAAAAGTTATCAATTAGGCCTATTTAAGTAAAAGCACTTATTATAAATTAAG carries:
- a CDS encoding glutathione peroxidase yields the protein MQVDVQNTTVISANGSSIKLGEYSGEVILVVNVASYCGNTAQYEDLQKLHDLYSSKGLRILAFPCNDFGKQEPDSISEIKDFCTTKYGVKFEIYEKVHAKGNTTEPYTTLKKVEPEGDVEWNFEKFLIGKDSKVIARFKPDVKPFDENLIAAIEVALDS
- the purT gene encoding formate-dependent phosphoribosylglycinamide formyltransferase is translated as MEDSIFSKKRILLLGSGELGKELAIESKRLGLEVVAIDRYEQAPAMQVADYSRVIDMGDKNILKNVIKEFNPDYVVPEIEALSIEALKELEDEGFNIVPNARTVEITMNRDKIRDLASRDLKLKTAKFDYIFEFDHLEKKADEIGFPLLLKPLMSSSGKGQSLVETKNDLKNAWQKAQANSRGKVKGVIIEEFINFDFEFTLLTVRKESGENIFCLPIGHLQSNGDYQCSWQPIEIKESLIIEAKRMTSRILNNLNGAGLYGVEFFIKGSEVIFSELSPRPHDTGMVTLVSQNINEFELHLRAFLNLPIPYIDLIEPSATRVILSNQECINPIYEGLNEALEFEKTKVLIFGKPVSRKGRRMGVVLSSNSDINLARKNADQAALKIKVSTK
- a CDS encoding lectin subunit alpha, which produces MDPLDPLTEIINSGQGFSPAIALERIIWIMIGVFFFGAISRSITTSMRSQNWFGRNFLFTYFKDKKITDDRTSKPSGDEE